A genome region from Bradyrhizobium commune includes the following:
- a CDS encoding penicillin-binding protein 1A: MRLLVRFMGFLFAAGTVMFLVGVGAVAGLIWHFSKDLPDYSQLQDYEPPVMTRVHAVDGSLLGEYAKERRLYLPIQAVPKLVINAFLAAEDKNFYEHGGIDYTGMARAGLLYLQNYGSNRRPQGASTITQQVAKNFLLTNEVSFARKIKEALLAMRIEKTYSKDKILELYLNEIYLGLGAYGIAAASLVYFDKSVNELTVAEAAYLAALPKMPATLHPVRNRDRAIERRNYVIDRLQENGWIKQADADKARKEPLAVTNRSNGAHTFAGEYFAEEVRRDIFERYGEKKLYEGGLSVRTTLDPKIQVMARKTMVAGLVNYDEQQGYRGAMSKLDISGDWGVKLAEIKSLSDISPWRMAVVLETSDQSARIGFQPNRELGGAVSKQRETGLITIDGVKWAKAASGAAKGRAATGVSQVLQPGDVIYADPLYKDGQPVEGQYRLRQIPEVSGAMVVMDPWTGRVLAMVGGFSFDQSQFNRATQAYRQPGSSFKPIVYSAALDNGYTPSTVVLDAPIEIDQGQGAGVWRPENFSANKYQGPVTLRNALRQSLNTVTVRLAQDIGMPLIGEYARRFGVYDELPNYLSYALGAGETTAMRMVTAYSMLANGGRRVKPTLIDRIQDRYGHTIFKHDQRECRGCDAPGGWKNQNEPQLIDRREQVLDSMTAYQITELLEGVVQAGTATVVREVGKPIAGKTGTTNEAKDAWFVGFSPDVAVAIYMGYDKPRPLGKGNAATGGHLAAPIARDFLKLALADKPAVPFKVPAGIKLIRVVAKTGMRAGPGETGGTILEAFKPGTAPPDNYSVIGVADADGRGGVPASQQQQPDSGFFMRPGTGGLY; the protein is encoded by the coding sequence ATGCGCTTGCTTGTGCGGTTCATGGGCTTCCTGTTCGCTGCGGGAACGGTGATGTTCCTTGTCGGTGTCGGCGCCGTGGCAGGCCTGATCTGGCATTTCTCCAAGGACTTGCCCGATTACTCTCAGCTTCAGGATTACGAGCCGCCGGTAATGACCCGCGTGCACGCGGTCGACGGCTCACTGCTGGGCGAATACGCCAAGGAGCGGCGGCTGTACCTGCCGATCCAGGCGGTGCCGAAGCTCGTGATCAACGCGTTCCTCGCCGCCGAAGACAAGAATTTCTACGAGCATGGCGGCATCGACTACACCGGCATGGCGCGCGCGGGCCTGCTTTATCTTCAGAACTACGGCTCCAACCGCCGTCCGCAGGGTGCCTCCACGATCACCCAGCAGGTCGCCAAGAACTTCCTGCTGACCAACGAGGTCTCGTTCGCCCGCAAGATCAAGGAAGCCTTGCTGGCGATGCGGATCGAGAAGACCTATTCGAAGGACAAGATCCTCGAGCTCTATCTCAACGAAATCTATCTCGGCCTCGGCGCCTACGGCATCGCGGCCGCCTCGCTGGTCTATTTCGACAAGTCGGTGAACGAGCTCACCGTGGCGGAAGCGGCCTATCTCGCGGCGCTGCCGAAGATGCCGGCGACGCTGCACCCGGTGCGTAACCGCGATCGCGCCATCGAGCGCCGCAACTACGTGATCGACCGCCTCCAGGAGAACGGCTGGATCAAGCAGGCCGACGCCGACAAGGCGCGCAAGGAGCCCTTGGCCGTCACCAACCGTTCCAACGGTGCCCACACGTTTGCCGGCGAATATTTCGCCGAGGAAGTCCGCCGCGACATCTTCGAGCGTTATGGCGAGAAGAAGCTGTATGAGGGCGGTCTCTCGGTCCGCACCACGCTCGATCCGAAGATCCAGGTCATGGCGCGCAAGACCATGGTCGCCGGCCTCGTGAACTATGACGAGCAGCAGGGCTATCGCGGTGCGATGAGCAAGCTCGATATTTCGGGTGACTGGGGCGTGAAGCTCGCCGAGATCAAGTCGCTCTCCGACATTTCGCCGTGGCGCATGGCGGTGGTGCTCGAAACCAGCGATCAGTCGGCGCGCATTGGCTTCCAGCCGAACCGCGAGCTCGGTGGCGCCGTCAGCAAGCAGCGCGAGACCGGGCTCATCACGATCGATGGCGTCAAATGGGCGAAGGCGGCTTCGGGAGCCGCGAAGGGCAGGGCTGCCACGGGTGTGTCGCAGGTGCTCCAGCCCGGCGACGTGATCTATGCCGATCCGCTCTACAAGGACGGGCAGCCCGTCGAGGGCCAGTACAGGCTGCGCCAGATCCCCGAAGTGTCGGGCGCGATGGTGGTGATGGATCCCTGGACCGGCCGCGTGCTCGCGATGGTCGGCGGCTTCTCGTTCGACCAGAGCCAGTTCAACCGCGCCACGCAGGCCTATCGCCAGCCCGGCTCGTCGTTCAAGCCGATCGTCTATTCGGCCGCACTCGACAACGGCTATACGCCCTCGACGGTCGTGCTCGATGCGCCGATCGAAATCGACCAGGGCCAGGGCGCCGGCGTCTGGCGGCCTGAAAACTTCTCGGCGAACAAATATCAGGGGCCGGTGACGCTGCGGAACGCGCTGCGGCAATCGCTCAACACCGTGACGGTGCGTCTCGCACAGGACATCGGCATGCCCTTGATCGGCGAATATGCGCGCCGCTTCGGTGTCTATGACGAGCTGCCGAACTACCTGTCCTATGCGCTCGGTGCCGGCGAGACCACGGCGATGCGCATGGTCACGGCCTATTCGATGCTCGCCAACGGCGGCCGCCGGGTGAAGCCGACCTTGATCGACCGTATCCAGGATCGCTACGGCCACACCATCTTCAAGCACGACCAGCGCGAATGCCGCGGCTGCGACGCGCCGGGCGGCTGGAAGAACCAGAACGAGCCGCAGCTGATCGACCGCCGCGAGCAGGTGCTGGACTCCATGACCGCCTATCAGATCACCGAGCTGCTGGAAGGCGTGGTCCAGGCTGGCACTGCAACCGTCGTCAGGGAAGTCGGCAAGCCGATCGCCGGCAAGACCGGTACGACCAACGAAGCCAAGGACGCCTGGTTCGTCGGCTTCTCGCCTGATGTCGCGGTGGCGATCTACATGGGCTACGACAAGCCGCGTCCGCTCGGTAAAGGCAACGCCGCGACCGGTGGCCATCTGGCTGCCCCCATCGCGCGCGATTTCCTCAAGCTCGCGCTCGCCGACAAGCCCGCGGTTCCCTTCAAGGTGCCGGCCGGCATCAAGCTGATCCGCGTCGTCGCCAAAACCGGCATGCGTGCCGGCCCCGGCGAGACCGGTGGAACCATTTTAGAAGCCTTCAAGCCGGGCACCGCACCGCCGGACAATTATTCGGTTATCGGCGTTGCTGATGCTGACGGCCGCGGCGGCGTGCCGGCGTCGCAACAGCAGCAGCCGGATTCCGGCTTCTTCATGCGGCCAGGCACCGGCGGGCTGTACTAG
- a CDS encoding N-acetylmuramoyl-L-alanine amidase, with the protein MASRTNQRVLLGLALLCAAALPCADSSRLSAAESQPQPSVAVANFPIASAARLAGDGKQTRFILDLDQTISFRATTLPDPYRVVVDVPQVNFQLAPGTGTAGRGLVKAFRYGLVMPGGSRIVFDLTGPAKIANSYVLEAANGQPARLVLELEEVDRTAYVQSPAPESRPELRPTIAAAPPAAVPSASPEPAQQKPGAPADGRPIVVIDPGHGGIDNGTQSSGESEKNLVLAFGLALRDRLEKAGKYRVVMTRDDDTFIPLNDRTKIARNLKAALFVSIHADALPRAEGDAQGATIYTLSDKASDAEAQRLADAENRADAIAGFNLAEEPTDVADILIDLTQRETRTFSNRFAHVLMGEMKSTVRMHKHPLKSAGFRVLKAPDVPSVLVEIGYVSNKDDLGHLVSEGWRSRAVGSMAQAIDAFLAKRLATAGSSN; encoded by the coding sequence GTGGCGAGCCGCACAAATCAACGGGTTTTGCTGGGCCTTGCGCTGCTTTGCGCCGCAGCATTGCCATGTGCCGATTCCTCGCGTCTGAGCGCGGCGGAGAGTCAGCCGCAACCCTCTGTTGCAGTAGCGAATTTTCCAATCGCCTCGGCTGCCCGGCTGGCCGGTGACGGTAAGCAGACCCGCTTCATTCTAGACCTCGATCAGACCATCAGCTTTCGCGCCACCACGCTTCCCGATCCCTATCGGGTGGTGGTCGACGTTCCCCAGGTCAATTTTCAGCTGGCTCCGGGCACCGGGACTGCGGGGCGGGGGCTGGTCAAGGCCTTCCGCTACGGGCTCGTGATGCCCGGCGGCTCCCGAATCGTGTTCGACCTGACCGGACCCGCCAAGATCGCCAATTCCTATGTGCTGGAGGCGGCCAATGGTCAGCCGGCCCGGCTCGTGCTTGAGCTGGAGGAGGTTGATCGCACAGCTTACGTGCAATCGCCGGCCCCGGAGAGCCGGCCCGAGTTGCGGCCGACGATTGCCGCTGCGCCGCCGGCCGCTGTTCCCTCAGCGTCGCCCGAGCCCGCGCAACAAAAGCCGGGGGCGCCCGCGGACGGGCGACCGATCGTCGTGATCGACCCCGGCCATGGCGGCATCGACAATGGCACGCAGTCGAGCGGCGAGAGCGAGAAGAACCTCGTGCTCGCCTTCGGGCTCGCGCTGCGCGACCGGCTGGAAAAGGCCGGCAAATACCGTGTGGTGATGACGCGGGACGACGATACCTTCATTCCGCTCAATGACCGCACCAAAATCGCCCGGAACCTCAAGGCAGCGCTGTTCGTCTCGATCCATGCCGACGCGCTGCCGCGCGCGGAGGGGGATGCGCAAGGCGCCACCATCTACACGCTGTCCGACAAGGCCTCCGACGCCGAGGCCCAGCGGCTGGCCGACGCCGAAAACCGGGCGGACGCGATCGCGGGCTTCAATCTCGCCGAGGAGCCGACCGACGTCGCCGACATCCTGATCGACCTCACGCAGCGGGAAACCCGCACATTTTCAAATCGTTTTGCGCATGTATTGATGGGTGAGATGAAATCGACAGTGCGGATGCACAAGCATCCCCTGAAGTCGGCCGGGTTCCGCGTGCTGAAGGCGCCCGACGTGCCCTCGGTGCTGGTCGAGATCGGCTATGTCTCCAACAAGGACGACCTCGGACACCTCGTATCCGAGGGCTGGCGGTCGCGCGCCGTCGGCTCAATGGCCCAGGCAATCGACGCCTTCCTGGCCAAGCGGTTGGCGACAGCCGGATCGAGTAATTGA
- a CDS encoding ribonuclease E/G, whose protein sequence is MAAFGAEPAVASEVVAEPHEVSATEAHAEALAEAVTSVTEPADAVYAAGETAEAPHQEAEAATDEDDDEEDEDGEEAEEEHVESVGGDDVLEEVPERTFRPRRQYKIQEVIKRRQVMLVQVVKEERGNKGAALTTYLSLAGRYAVLMPNTARGGGISRKITSAQDRSRLKEVVQDLDVPEGMGIILRTAGAARTKPEIKRDFEYLIRMWETVRDLTLKSQAPTLVYEEGSLIKRSLRDLYNKEIDEIQVAGEAGYREARDFMKMLMPANVSAVKQYRDGQPLFSRMGVESQLDAMFSPTVQLRSGGYVVINQTEALVSIDVNSGRSTREHHIEDTALKTNLEAAEEVARQLRLRDLAGLIVIDFIDMDEKRNNRAVERKLSDCLRQDRARIQVGRISHFGLLEMSRQRIRASVLESSTDPCPHCGGTGHVRSVSSVALQLLRGLEEILMKGATHNLVVRTRTDVALYVLNHKRGHLRDLENGFKVTLSVIADPSVSGPQAYLIDRGEQVHTLEAAKALLAAQAATTPPPMAEETYDDEEFDPELESEIETEETEGLAEEQAAGDAAPEGDGQRRRRRRRRRGRGGQRDGELREDSAPTLPEAAAVPAGEGDEDADTEQDGEEAEEQAARGEQQGGSERRRRRGRRGGRRRRGGGEDGLAGSIGDELGGNQPSEATDAVADFDSSGGETAPSIAQSEHIAPVEPQVSEPEPRAEVQAEAPARPAPVSAVAEEEPAVDEKAARRRSTVREKVSFLSSSPSEPAAPIASAPEPVAAPATAPEAAPEAATETPAAPRRAGWWSRRFGGGE, encoded by the coding sequence GTGGCGGCCTTTGGTGCCGAACCCGCAGTCGCAAGCGAGGTTGTTGCCGAGCCTCACGAAGTCTCCGCGACGGAAGCCCATGCCGAGGCTCTCGCCGAAGCCGTGACGTCCGTTACCGAACCGGCCGATGCCGTCTACGCCGCTGGCGAGACCGCCGAGGCGCCGCATCAGGAGGCCGAAGCGGCGACTGACGAGGACGACGACGAGGAGGACGAAGACGGCGAGGAAGCCGAAGAAGAACACGTCGAATCCGTCGGCGGTGACGACGTGCTCGAGGAAGTGCCGGAGCGCACCTTCCGTCCGCGCCGCCAGTACAAGATCCAGGAAGTCATCAAGCGCCGCCAGGTCATGCTGGTGCAGGTGGTCAAGGAAGAGCGCGGCAACAAGGGCGCGGCGCTGACGACCTATCTGTCGCTTGCCGGCCGCTATGCCGTGTTGATGCCGAACACCGCCCGCGGCGGCGGCATCAGCCGCAAGATCACCTCGGCCCAGGACCGTTCGCGCCTGAAGGAAGTGGTGCAGGATCTCGACGTGCCCGAGGGCATGGGCATCATCCTGCGCACCGCAGGCGCGGCCCGCACCAAGCCCGAAATCAAACGCGATTTCGAATACCTGATCCGGATGTGGGAGACGGTGCGCGATCTGACGCTGAAGTCGCAGGCCCCGACGCTGGTCTATGAGGAAGGCTCGCTGATCAAGCGCTCGCTGCGCGACCTCTACAACAAGGAGATCGACGAGATTCAGGTGGCCGGTGAAGCCGGCTACCGCGAAGCGCGCGACTTCATGAAGATGCTGATGCCCGCCAATGTCAGCGCGGTGAAGCAGTATCGCGACGGCCAGCCGCTGTTCTCGCGGATGGGTGTCGAAAGCCAGTTGGACGCGATGTTCTCGCCGACCGTGCAACTGCGTTCCGGCGGCTATGTCGTGATCAACCAGACCGAAGCGCTGGTCTCGATCGACGTCAACTCCGGCCGTTCGACGCGCGAGCACCATATCGAGGACACCGCGCTCAAGACCAATCTGGAAGCGGCCGAAGAGGTCGCCCGCCAGCTTCGCCTGCGCGACCTCGCCGGCCTGATCGTCATCGACTTCATCGACATGGACGAGAAGCGCAACAACCGCGCGGTCGAGCGCAAGCTGTCCGATTGCCTCAGGCAGGATCGCGCGCGCATCCAGGTCGGCCGCATCTCGCATTTCGGCCTCTTGGAGATGTCGCGCCAGCGCATCCGCGCCAGCGTGCTCGAGAGCTCCACCGATCCCTGCCCGCATTGCGGCGGCACCGGCCACGTCCGTTCGGTTTCCTCGGTCGCGCTCCAGCTCTTGCGCGGGCTCGAAGAGATCCTGATGAAGGGCGCGACCCACAATCTCGTGGTCCGCACCCGCACCGACGTTGCGCTCTATGTGCTGAACCACAAGCGCGGCCATCTGCGCGATCTCGAAAACGGCTTCAAGGTCACGCTGTCGGTCATCGCCGACCCCAGCGTCAGCGGACCGCAGGCTTATCTGATCGACCGCGGCGAGCAGGTGCATACGCTCGAGGCCGCCAAGGCGCTGCTTGCAGCGCAGGCCGCTACAACCCCACCGCCCATGGCCGAAGAGACCTATGACGACGAGGAGTTCGATCCGGAACTGGAATCCGAGATCGAGACCGAAGAGACCGAAGGTCTTGCCGAGGAGCAGGCCGCAGGCGATGCCGCGCCCGAAGGGGATGGCCAGCGCCGCAGGCGCCGTCGCCGCCGCCGCGGCCGGGGTGGTCAGCGCGATGGCGAGCTTCGCGAGGATAGCGCGCCCACACTTCCCGAGGCGGCGGCCGTGCCTGCTGGTGAAGGTGACGAGGATGCCGACACCGAGCAGGATGGCGAGGAAGCCGAGGAACAGGCCGCCCGCGGCGAGCAGCAGGGCGGCAGCGAACGTCGTCGCCGGCGCGGTCGTCGCGGTGGACGTCGTCGGCGCGGTGGCGGCGAGGACGGTCTCGCCGGATCGATCGGCGACGAGCTCGGCGGCAATCAGCCGTCGGAAGCAACCGATGCTGTCGCCGATTTCGACAGCTCCGGAGGCGAGACTGCGCCCTCGATTGCGCAGTCCGAACACATCGCCCCGGTCGAACCACAAGTCTCCGAGCCGGAGCCCCGCGCCGAGGTCCAGGCTGAAGCGCCAGCCCGGCCCGCACCGGTCTCCGCTGTCGCCGAGGAAGAGCCCGCGGTCGACGAAAAGGCTGCCCGCCGCCGCTCGACCGTTCGCGAGAAGGTGAGCTTCCTGTCGAGCTCGCCGAGCGAGCCCGCAGCGCCAATTGCTTCTGCGCCCGAACCCGTTGCTGCGCCGGCGACGGCGCCAGAGGCGGCACCGGAAGCGGCAACCGAAACGCCGGCCGCTCCGCGTCGCGCCGGCTGGTGGTCACGCCGCTTCGGCGGTGGCGAATAG
- a CDS encoding helix-turn-helix domain-containing protein, whose product MSEITTPEGANSQLGQCLKAARQVRGLTLKQVAERTGMALSTLSKVENGLMSLTYDKLLQLTSGLKMEIAELFNPAIAAPAQGRPVTARRSISRAGQGQLITTKFYTYTYQCTDLIGKRMVPIVAEVRARSLDEFGPLLRHAGEEYFVVTSGRVAVHTEFYAPEILGEGDGIYLDSTMGHAYLNAGQAPSATGVCLCTSEAPDLYDQLRQIASRDVAPLGDDELPP is encoded by the coding sequence ATGAGCGAGATCACGACGCCCGAAGGTGCCAATTCCCAGCTCGGCCAATGCCTCAAGGCCGCCCGCCAGGTACGCGGCCTGACGCTCAAGCAGGTGGCGGAGCGGACCGGCATGGCGCTGTCGACGCTGTCCAAGGTCGAGAACGGGCTGATGTCGCTCACCTACGACAAGCTGCTCCAGCTCACCTCAGGCCTGAAAATGGAGATTGCGGAGCTGTTCAATCCGGCGATCGCAGCGCCTGCGCAGGGCCGGCCGGTCACGGCACGTCGGAGCATCAGCCGGGCCGGGCAGGGTCAGCTGATCACCACGAAATTCTACACCTACACCTATCAATGCACCGACCTGATCGGCAAACGCATGGTGCCGATCGTGGCCGAGGTGCGCGCGCGCTCGCTGGACGAGTTCGGCCCGCTGCTGCGCCACGCCGGCGAAGAGTATTTTGTGGTGACGAGCGGACGCGTCGCCGTTCACACCGAGTTCTACGCGCCGGAGATCCTCGGCGAGGGCGACGGCATCTATCTCGACAGCACCATGGGCCATGCCTACCTCAACGCCGGCCAAGCACCGTCCGCAACAGGCGTTTGTCTCTGCACCAGCGAGGCGCCCGATCTCTACGACCAGCTTCGCCAGATCGCATCGCGCGACGTGGCGCCACTCGGTGATGACGAGCTGCCGCCGTAG
- a CDS encoding MFS transporter: MTELSTRKTSIVAFVLLYVAYCISYVDRAAISLALAQIGKDFNLQASDLGIVISAFFLGYAAMQVPGGWLSDRFGSKYVVIVTIVMWSLFTAFTSVAWSLTSLIAIRFIFGIAEGGFPPASIRAIAEVFKKDSRPKMSALLLSSNYAGSMMAPLIMAPLIVWLGWRHAFNTIGIAGIVFAVIYFVFVPYLGRTDAAATAAKAESRTPMRELMRNPLLWQLMLVWFGLSCVNKGLDSWMPLYLLQQRGLDLKTVGVVAPIPFVMATFATAIGGWVMTTYFAEREKYLLIGSSALTGIFLYAMYKAETIPVLIVYQSLVYFFKSFVLASVIALPTKLLRDDQIGSGVGMVNLGGQSAGFVAPAIMGFIVTGTGSFDTAFGFLVAMTALSVVVAATINTAQPRLAPKPA; this comes from the coding sequence GTGACCGAATTGTCGACCCGCAAGACCAGCATTGTCGCCTTCGTCCTGCTCTATGTCGCCTACTGCATCTCCTACGTCGACCGCGCGGCGATTTCGCTCGCGCTGGCGCAGATCGGCAAGGACTTCAATCTCCAGGCCTCCGATCTCGGCATCGTCATCAGCGCGTTCTTCCTTGGTTATGCCGCGATGCAGGTGCCGGGCGGATGGCTCTCGGACCGCTTCGGCTCGAAATATGTGGTGATCGTCACCATCGTGATGTGGTCGCTGTTCACGGCGTTCACGAGTGTCGCCTGGTCACTGACCTCGCTGATCGCGATCCGCTTCATCTTCGGCATCGCCGAGGGCGGCTTTCCGCCGGCGAGCATCCGCGCCATCGCCGAAGTGTTCAAGAAGGACAGCCGGCCGAAGATGTCGGCGCTGCTGTTGTCGTCGAACTATGCCGGCAGCATGATGGCGCCGCTGATCATGGCGCCGCTGATCGTCTGGCTCGGCTGGCGCCACGCCTTCAACACGATCGGCATCGCCGGCATCGTGTTTGCGGTGATCTATTTCGTCTTCGTCCCGTATCTCGGACGCACCGACGCAGCCGCGACGGCGGCGAAGGCGGAAAGCCGCACGCCGATGCGCGAGCTCATGAGAAATCCGCTGCTGTGGCAGCTGATGCTGGTGTGGTTCGGCCTCAGCTGCGTCAACAAGGGCCTGGATTCCTGGATGCCTCTCTATCTGCTCCAGCAGCGCGGGCTCGACCTCAAGACCGTCGGCGTCGTGGCGCCGATCCCGTTCGTGATGGCGACATTCGCGACCGCGATCGGCGGTTGGGTCATGACGACATACTTTGCCGAGCGCGAAAAATATCTACTGATCGGCAGCTCTGCGTTGACCGGCATCTTCCTCTACGCCATGTACAAGGCGGAGACGATCCCGGTTCTGATCGTCTACCAGTCGCTGGTCTACTTCTTCAAATCCTTCGTGCTGGCCTCGGTGATTGCGCTTCCGACCAAACTGCTCCGCGACGACCAGATCGGGTCGGGTGTCGGCATGGTCAATCTCGGTGGTCAGAGCGCGGGCTTCGTCGCACCGGCCATCATGGGCTTCATCGTGACCGGAACCGGATCGTTCGACACAGCCTTCGGCTTCCTGGTGGCCATGACCGCGCTGTCCGTCGTCGTCGCCGCGACCATCAACACGGCGCAGCCAAGGCTCGCGCCGAAGCCGGCCTGA
- a CDS encoding NAD(P)/FAD-dependent oxidoreductase produces MQSVIVLGGGMVGVGAALHLQKRGWTVTLVDRREPGRETSYGNAGMIQAEAVRPYPMPRDVASLVKIATGRTNDVRYNLSSLHRHVEPLLRYWWHSAPKRHREASEAWARLIAYATPEHDILIREAHADNLIRRAGYRALYRHPAALDLSVKAAEEDHREFGVNFRVLSGSELTKAEPILRNDLPGAIHWLDTWTVSDPGGLVTAYAELFQRLGGTIVLGDAQTLQETASGWSVDTDQGRIDAAAAVVTLGPWSPDLLHKFGYRIPLVRKRGYHMHYTGGATLDLPLVDKGSGYAMGPMAKGIRITTGAELTGPDALATPVQLASAEASARELIDLGKRAEPEPWFGTRPCTPDMVPVLGPAPRHRGLWMNFGHGHQGFTLGPATGRLLAEMMSGETPSIDPAPYRPERF; encoded by the coding sequence ATGCAAAGCGTAATCGTTCTCGGCGGCGGCATGGTGGGCGTGGGCGCCGCGCTGCACCTCCAGAAGCGCGGCTGGACGGTCACACTGGTCGACCGCAGGGAGCCCGGCCGCGAGACCAGCTACGGCAATGCCGGGATGATCCAGGCCGAAGCGGTGCGGCCCTATCCGATGCCGCGCGACGTTGCCTCGCTCGTGAAGATCGCAACCGGCCGTACCAACGACGTGCGCTACAACCTCTCGTCGCTTCATCGTCATGTGGAGCCCCTGCTCCGTTACTGGTGGCATTCGGCGCCGAAGCGGCATCGTGAAGCCAGCGAGGCCTGGGCGCGCCTGATCGCCTACGCGACGCCCGAGCACGACATCCTGATCCGCGAAGCCCATGCCGACAATCTGATCCGCCGCGCCGGCTATCGCGCGCTATATCGCCATCCCGCCGCATTGGACCTCTCGGTCAAGGCAGCGGAGGAAGACCACCGCGAATTCGGCGTGAATTTTCGCGTGCTCTCGGGCAGCGAGCTCACCAAGGCCGAGCCGATCCTGCGCAACGATCTGCCCGGCGCGATTCATTGGCTCGATACCTGGACCGTGTCCGATCCTGGCGGACTGGTGACGGCCTATGCCGAGCTGTTTCAGCGCCTCGGCGGCACGATCGTGCTCGGCGATGCCCAGACCTTGCAGGAAACTGCCAGTGGCTGGTCTGTCGACACGGACCAGGGGCGCATCGACGCCGCTGCGGCCGTCGTGACGCTCGGGCCGTGGTCGCCCGATCTCTTGCACAAATTCGGCTATCGCATTCCGCTGGTGCGCAAGCGCGGCTACCACATGCATTACACCGGCGGGGCGACGCTCGACCTGCCGCTGGTCGACAAGGGCAGCGGCTACGCGATGGGGCCGATGGCCAAGGGCATCCGCATCACCACCGGCGCAGAATTGACGGGACCGGACGCGCTGGCGACGCCGGTGCAGCTCGCAAGCGCCGAAGCCTCGGCCCGCGAGCTGATCGATCTCGGCAAGCGCGCCGAGCCGGAGCCGTGGTTCGGCACCCGCCCCTGCACACCCGACATGGTGCCGGTGCTCGGCCCTGCCCCGCGTCATCGCGGCCTCTGGATGAATTTCGGCCATGGCCACCAAGGCTTTACGCTCGGCCCCGCAACCGGACGCCTGCTCGCGGAGATGATGAGCGGCGAGACGCCGTCGATTGACCCCGCGCCATACCGACCTGAGCGGTTCTAG